A window of Micrococcus endophyticus contains these coding sequences:
- the rapZ gene encoding RNase adapter RapZ, which yields MSEESLRPEKPPTSEVLVITGMSGAGRTTAAHALEDHGWYVVENMPPPLFITLADLVARSPEAFPRLAIVVDVRSRAYFPELHAALQQLENNGVEYRMVFLEADEHVLVRRFEAGRRPHPLQGNASLLDGIRAERDVLAELKARADVVVDTTELNVHGLATEITELFSDSGPVTLRLTLMSFGFKYGVPADANFVADMRFIPNPHWVPALRPHTGTEAEVSDYVLTRPGVEDFLRSYTAMLAPVFEGYRRENKHYATLAIGCTGGKHRSVAVAEELARRLAQVPHVTVQVQHRDMGRE from the coding sequence ATGAGCGAGGAGAGCCTGCGGCCCGAGAAGCCGCCGACGTCCGAGGTGCTCGTGATCACGGGCATGTCCGGAGCCGGCCGCACCACGGCCGCCCACGCCCTGGAGGACCACGGCTGGTACGTGGTGGAGAACATGCCGCCGCCGCTGTTCATCACGCTCGCCGACCTCGTGGCCCGCTCGCCCGAGGCGTTCCCGCGCCTGGCGATCGTGGTGGACGTGCGCTCCCGCGCCTACTTCCCCGAGCTGCACGCCGCGCTGCAGCAGCTGGAGAACAACGGGGTGGAGTACCGCATGGTGTTCCTCGAGGCGGACGAGCACGTGCTGGTGCGCCGCTTCGAGGCCGGCCGGCGGCCCCACCCGCTGCAGGGCAACGCGAGCCTGCTGGACGGGATCCGCGCCGAGCGCGACGTGCTCGCCGAGCTCAAGGCGCGCGCCGACGTCGTGGTGGACACCACCGAGCTGAACGTGCACGGCCTGGCCACCGAGATCACCGAGCTGTTCTCCGACTCCGGGCCGGTGACCCTGCGCCTGACCCTCATGAGCTTCGGCTTCAAGTACGGCGTCCCCGCGGACGCGAACTTCGTGGCGGACATGCGCTTCATCCCCAACCCGCACTGGGTGCCGGCGCTGCGCCCCCACACGGGCACGGAGGCCGAGGTCTCGGACTACGTCCTCACCCGGCCGGGGGTGGAGGACTTCCTGCGCTCCTACACGGCCATGCTCGCCCCGGTCTTCGAGGGCTACCGCCGCGAGAACAAGCACTACGCGACCCTGGCGATCGGCTGCACGGGCGGCAAGCACCGCTCCGTGGCGGTGGCCGAGGAGCTGGCGCGGCGCCTGGCGCAGGTGCCCCACGTGACGGTGCAGGTCCAGCACCGGGACATGGGGCGCGAGTGA